One genomic segment of Hevea brasiliensis isolate MT/VB/25A 57/8 chromosome 3, ASM3005281v1, whole genome shotgun sequence includes these proteins:
- the LOC110647839 gene encoding dolichyl-diphosphooligosaccharide--protein glycosyltransferase subunit 4A, protein MFDDQDLGFFANFLGIFIFVLVMAYHYVMADPKYDGN, encoded by the coding sequence ATGTTTGATGATCAAGACCTGGGCTTCTTTGCCAATTTTCTTGGCATCTTTATTTTTGTACTGGTAATGGCATACCATTATGTGATGGCTGATCCTAAATATGATGGAAACTAA